The Acidobacteriota bacterium DNA segment TGGCTCAGCTTCTACCTGAAGTCACCGCAGGCAGCCGGCGCGGCGCCCGCCGAGCACGATCTGTTCATCCAGCAGACCAAACTGAAGAACACGTTGCGCGAGTGGATGGGCGAGGCTCCGGTCACGCACTCGGAGGCCGGATGACCACGCGCGGTTGCCGCAGGGCCTGACCGTCCAACGGCCGTGCGCGTCGCGGGCACGGGCGGTCCGGCGGCCGGCCCGGCTCGCATTCGGCACTCGGCACTCGGCATTCGGCATTCGGCATTCATCATGCGCGCCGCAGCACGAGCGCGGAGTCGTTGCCGCCGAACGCGAGCGACGTGGACACGGCGCACGGCACGGCGACCTCGCGCGGCTCGTTGGCCACGAGATCCACCGCGCAGTCGGGGTCCGGCGTCGCGTGGTTGATGGTCGGCGGAATGACGCCCCTGTCGATGGTCATCGCCAGGGCCGCGGCCTCCATGGCACCGGCGGCGCCGAGGCAGTGGCCGATCATCGCCTTCAATGACGTCACCGGGAGGGAGGATGTTCGATCGCCGAAGACCACGCGCACGCCACGGGCCTCGGCCTTGTCGTTCTGCGGCGTCGCCGTGCCGTGCGTGTTCACGTGCGTCACGTCTGCCGCATCGACCGCCGCATCGGCGAGCGCGGCCCTGATGGTCGAGGCAATCGCACGGCCCTCTGGCTCGGGAGCCGTCGGGTGATGGGCCTCGCAGGTGAATGCGTAACCCGCGAGTTCCGCGTAGACGTGCGCGCCGCGGTGACGCGCTCGATGCCAGTCCTCGAGCACGAGGATGGCGGCGCCCTCGCCGATGTTCATGCCCTGGCGGCCCGCGTCGAACGGACGGCACGGCTGGGGATCCATCAACCGGAGCGCGTTGAATCCCGCGAACGTCAACCGCGACAGCGCGTCTGTGCCACCCGCCAGCACGGCGTCGGCACGTCCGCGCCTGATCGCGTCGACGGCCTGGCCGATGGCGATCGTGCTCGACGAGCACGCGGCCATCAGGCACGAGCGAACGCCCTCGATGCCGAAGTACGCGGCGATGACGTCGACGGGCGTGCTCGAGAAGTGTCCGTGAATCCAGGTGGGCCGCGCGTGGTCGATGCCCTTGCGGCGCATGTCGAAGTAGTACGACTCGTTGCGCACGAGGTCGCCGGTGCCGGCCCCCAGCATCACGCCGATGCGCGTGCGGTCCACACGTCCATCGAGCAGGCCCGCATCGTCCAGCGCGTCCTGCGCGGCCACCACGCCCATCATGTCGCTGCGTGACCATCGCCGGCGCTGATACGGCGTGAACCGCGCCTGTACGTCCGACAGATCCACCTCCGCCGCGATGCGACTGCGGTATCCCTCCGTGTCGAACAGCGAGACAGGGCCGATGCCGCAATGGCCGGCAAGCATGTGGTCCCACACGGCCTGCCGCTGCGTTCCCAGCGCGCAGATCATCCCGATGCCCGTGATGGCCACTCTCGTGTCTGACATGTCCGTCAAGCGTTTCACAAGGCCGTCGATCAGTCGAGCGGCTTCATCAGCATGAGCTGGAACGTCGTCGAACCGAGGCCGTCGTAGCGGCGCGGCAGGAAGCTGTGGCCGATCTCGCCGCGCAGGAACGCGACGCGACGCGGGATGCGCACGTTGAACGCCACGCCCACGCCCGTGAGCGGCTCCCAGGGCACCGCCGCGAGCCCCGTGAGCCCACCACCGCGCGTGCGCCCCCACGCCCGATCGACGAACAGGTCCACGCGGTACTGATCGAGCAGGTTGAACGAATACTGCCCGCGCGCCATCGCGAGCTCGCCATACCGCACGCCCGCCGACGGCACGCCATGGATCTTCGTGTCGTCGAACAACCCGAACTGGTACTGGCTGAAGCGATCGAGATCGCGCCCGCCGAACCACGCGCCATTGACGATGAGCTTGCTGAAGGGACCGAGGTAGAACACCTTGGTGGCCGTTGCCTGGTACTTCACGTACGTCGG contains these protein-coding regions:
- a CDS encoding beta-ketoacyl-[acyl-carrier-protein] synthase family protein; the encoded protein is MSDTRVAITGIGMICALGTQRQAVWDHMLAGHCGIGPVSLFDTEGYRSRIAAEVDLSDVQARFTPYQRRRWSRSDMMGVVAAQDALDDAGLLDGRVDRTRIGVMLGAGTGDLVRNESYYFDMRRKGIDHARPTWIHGHFSSTPVDVIAAYFGIEGVRSCLMAACSSSTIAIGQAVDAIRRGRADAVLAGGTDALSRLTFAGFNALRLMDPQPCRPFDAGRQGMNIGEGAAILVLEDWHRARHRGAHVYAELAGYAFTCEAHHPTAPEPEGRAIASTIRAALADAAVDAADVTHVNTHGTATPQNDKAEARGVRVVFGDRTSSLPVTSLKAMIGHCLGAAGAMEAAALAMTIDRGVIPPTINHATPDPDCAVDLVANEPREVAVPCAVSTSLAFGGNDSALVLRRA